The following proteins are encoded in a genomic region of Asterias amurensis chromosome 5, ASM3211899v1:
- the LOC139937543 gene encoding origin recognition complex subunit 4-like, giving the protein MMPKRTRQDPTEGNSVIQKVQNILRSRVCRNEIPPTDIIEESLKVQRQHLLDLIYRCAVQGESNSALVTGPHGGGKTMLVSSVLEEVKSDRNVRNNLLIVRLNGLLQTDDKIAIQEITRQLRLDNVVGDKVFGSFAENLAFLLEALKTGNREEAQSVLFVLEEFDLFAHHKNQTLLYNLFDICQSAQTPIAVIGITRRLDVVELLEKRVKSRFSHRRIHVFNTLNFPEYKEAFQRMLTLPSDLKDPKFVKRWNKDVEVLCGNATVHDVLKKTYQLDKSICGLQSLLLIPVCKVTEDHPEIEAVDFVESSKHIATDSKAAMLHGISVLQLCLVIAMKHLTDMYDGDAFNFEMLYNEYLKFMQRKAHVVQSFEKPVVLKAFEQLVALEIVKPVDGHGSRTQKEYRAMSLLVTSAQLTEVMNTYPGCPSELKHWASNPLPT; this is encoded by the exons ATGATGCCGAAGCGTACAAGACAAGATCCTACGGAGGGGAATTCAGTAATACAGAAAGTGCAGAACATTTTAAGAAGTCGAGTTTGCAGGAATGAAATCCCACCAACAGACATCATTGAGGAAAGTCTCAAGGTTCAAAGACA gcaTCTTCTGGACTTGATTTATAGATGCGCCGTTCAGGGTGAAAGCAATTCGGCACTTGTCACTGGACCTCACGGTGGCGGTAAAACAATG CTTGTATCCAGCGTTCTTGAAGAGGTTAAATCGGATCGTAACGTCAGAAACAATCTCCTGATCGTCCGTCTCAACGGTCTTCTTCAGACTGACGACAAGATTGCCATTCAGGAAATTACCAGACAGCTTCGACTCGACAACGTTGTCGGAGACAAAGTCTTT GGCTCATTTGCTGAAAATCTCGCATTCCTTTTGGAGGCTCTAAAAACAG GTAATCGAGAAGAGGCACAGTCTGTGCTGTTCGTCCTTGAAGAATTTGACCTGTTTGCTCACCATAAGAATCAAACGTTGCTGTATAATCTATTTGACATCTGCCAGTCGGCACAGACGCCCATAGCTGTCATTGGTATCACTCGTAGACTG GATGTGGTGGAGCTCTTGGAGAAACGAGTCAAGTCCCGCTTTTCTCATCGTCGCATCCATGTCTTCAACACACTCAACTTCCCGGAGTACAAGGAAGCGTTTCAGAGAATGCTTACCCTTCCGAGTGATCTCAAAGATCCCAAGTTTGTCAAACGTTGGAACAAGGATGTAGAG GTACTATGTGGCAATGCCACAGTCCATGATGTACTGAAGAAAACCTACCAACTGGACAAAAGCATCTGTGGCCTGCAGTCTCTATTG CTGATTCCTGTTTGCAAGGTGACTGAGGATCACCCCGAGATCGAAGCAGTTGACTTTGTGGAATCCAGTAAACATATTGCCACTGACTCAAAGGCAGCAATGTTACACG GTATCTCTGTCTTACAGTTGTGTTTGGTGATTGCAATGAAGCATCTCACAGACATGTACGATGGAGACGCATTCAACTTTGAAATGCTCTACAATG AGTACCTCAAGTTTATGCAGCGGAAAGCTCATGTTGTCCAGAGCTTTGAGAAACCAGTTGTTTTGAAG GCATTTGAGCAGCTGGTAGCCTTGGAGATAGTGAAGCCAGTGGACGGCCACGGATCACGCACACAGAAGGAGTATAGAGCTATGTCATTACTGGTGACATCGGCACAGTTAACAGAAGTGATGAATACATACCCAGGCTGCCCAAGTGAACTGAAACATTGGGCGTCCAATCCTCTACCTACATGA